One window from the genome of Streptomyces cadmiisoli encodes:
- a CDS encoding zinc ABC transporter substrate-binding protein, producing MNVRRRLIPTAAVTALGLAALTACSADAANTGDIGNTDRFDVVTSFYPMQFLAEQIGGGHVNVTTLTQPGQEPHDLEISARQTAQLQEADAIVYLKNLQPTVDEAVAQSEVATKVDAAGLTSLREHGTEAGGHADEHAEEHSEDDGHGHEEGGLDPHVWLDPVKYAEIAEGVGKAFEKADPDHAADYRKNTAALVKKLGALDTEFTDGLRNTDSKVFITTHSAFGYLAERYGLTEEAISGLDPQSEPSAARVKELDGIAEADKVTTVFYETLVSDKTAKTIARDANLRTDVLDPIEGITDKSRGDDYIQVMQANLKALQTALGAK from the coding sequence ATGAACGTACGACGACGCCTCATACCCACCGCAGCGGTGACCGCCCTCGGTCTCGCTGCCCTGACCGCCTGTTCCGCCGACGCCGCGAACACCGGCGACATCGGCAACACGGACAGGTTCGACGTCGTCACCTCGTTCTACCCGATGCAGTTCCTCGCCGAGCAGATCGGCGGGGGCCATGTGAACGTCACCACCCTCACCCAGCCCGGCCAGGAACCGCACGACCTGGAGATCAGCGCCCGCCAGACCGCGCAGCTCCAGGAGGCGGACGCGATCGTCTACCTGAAGAACCTCCAGCCCACCGTCGACGAGGCCGTCGCCCAGTCCGAGGTGGCCACCAAGGTCGACGCGGCCGGCCTCACCTCGCTGCGGGAGCACGGCACCGAGGCCGGCGGCCACGCGGACGAGCACGCCGAGGAGCACTCCGAGGACGACGGGCACGGCCACGAGGAGGGCGGCCTCGACCCGCACGTCTGGCTGGACCCGGTGAAGTACGCGGAGATCGCCGAGGGGGTCGGCAAGGCCTTCGAGAAGGCCGACCCCGACCACGCCGCCGACTACCGGAAGAACACCGCGGCCCTGGTGAAGAAGCTCGGCGCCCTCGACACCGAGTTCACCGACGGGCTGCGCAACACCGACTCGAAGGTCTTCATCACCACGCACTCCGCCTTCGGCTACCTCGCCGAGCGCTACGGCCTCACCGAGGAGGCCATCAGCGGTCTGGACCCGCAGTCCGAGCCCAGCGCCGCCCGGGTCAAGGAGCTCGACGGCATCGCCGAGGCCGACAAAGTGACCACCGTCTTCTACGAGACACTGGTCAGCGACAAGACCGCGAAGACCATCGCCCGGGACGCGAACCTGCGGACGGACGTCCTCGACCCGATCGAGGGCATCACCGACAAGTCCCGCGGCGACGACTACATCCAGGTCATGCAAGCCAACCTCAAGGCCCTGCAGACCGCCCTGGGTGCGAAGTGA
- a CDS encoding metal ABC transporter ATP-binding protein: MGATGEPVISMRGIRAELGSRPVLRGIDLTVRRGEVVALLGANGSGKSTAVRSVIGQVQVSAGDVEVFGTPLRRFTDWSRVGYVPQRTTAASGVPATVTEVVSSGRLSRARFGLLRRADHAAVRRALELVGMADRAKDSVSALSGGQHQRVLIARALASEPELLIMDEPMAGVDLASQEVLAHTLREQVAAGATVLLVLHELGPLEPLIDRAVVLRDGCVLHDGPPPEAVGQHALPGHDHVHPHAPAGAEPIRTGLLS, encoded by the coding sequence ATGGGCGCCACGGGAGAACCCGTCATATCGATGCGCGGCATCCGCGCCGAGCTGGGCTCGCGGCCCGTGCTGCGCGGCATCGACCTGACCGTGCGCCGCGGCGAGGTCGTCGCGCTGCTCGGCGCGAACGGCTCCGGCAAGTCGACGGCCGTGCGCAGCGTCATCGGCCAGGTGCAGGTCAGCGCGGGAGATGTCGAGGTCTTCGGCACCCCGCTGCGCCGGTTCACCGACTGGTCGCGGGTGGGCTACGTCCCGCAGCGCACCACGGCGGCGAGCGGTGTGCCCGCCACGGTGACCGAGGTCGTCTCCTCCGGCCGGCTGTCCCGGGCCCGCTTCGGCCTGCTGCGCAGGGCGGACCACGCGGCGGTGCGCCGCGCCCTGGAACTGGTCGGGATGGCGGACCGGGCGAAGGACTCCGTGAGTGCCCTGTCCGGCGGCCAGCACCAGCGGGTACTGATCGCCCGCGCCCTGGCCTCCGAACCCGAACTGCTGATCATGGACGAGCCGATGGCGGGCGTCGACCTGGCGAGCCAGGAGGTGCTGGCGCACACCCTGCGCGAGCAGGTGGCGGCCGGCGCGACGGTGCTGCTCGTCCTGCACGAACTGGGCCCGCTGGAGCCCTTGATCGACCGCGCGGTGGTACTGCGCGACGGCTGCGTCCTGCACGACGGACCGCCCCCCGAGGCGGTCGGCCAGCACGCGCTGCCCGGTCACGACCACGTCCACCCGCACGCACCGGCGGGCGCCGAACCGATCCGCACGGGACTGCTCAGCTGA